In one window of Fibrobacter sp. UBA4297 DNA:
- a CDS encoding TIGR02172 family protein: MSEDVEKINLDDYVATGEGATAVSYTHKTRDTIAKLYYPGFEADCAKKDFLTSCSAFGLGVLTPKPIRLITDGERFGAEYELIRNKRSFSRIISEEPGRLQELSLIFAEMAKKLHSTKADTTKLVSTKEKFRRFYLEKAVVPDFYKQKALAFIDTVPDTPTCLHGDLQISNVITDGKRTLWIDMGDFGYGDPGWDLGMLWSMTHRMDEQKANLVFHMSKENLLAHWNIFYPAYLETTDPQKIAEATKRILPFAAVKVPYMFYIAKRFRLPDEAYPQIAKLFG, translated from the coding sequence ATGTCTGAAGACGTTGAAAAAATCAATTTAGATGATTATGTAGCGACGGGAGAAGGCGCAACAGCAGTCTCGTACACGCACAAGACTCGTGATACGATTGCTAAACTTTATTATCCCGGTTTTGAAGCGGACTGTGCTAAAAAAGATTTCTTGACATCTTGCAGTGCTTTTGGTTTGGGTGTCCTGACTCCAAAACCAATTCGGTTGATAACGGATGGCGAACGCTTTGGTGCTGAATATGAACTTATCCGGAATAAGCGTTCTTTTTCGAGAATTATTTCAGAAGAGCCGGGTCGTTTGCAAGAGCTTTCTTTGATATTTGCAGAAATGGCTAAGAAACTCCATTCGACGAAAGCGGATACGACGAAGCTTGTGTCTACAAAGGAAAAATTCCGTCGCTTTTATCTTGAAAAGGCTGTAGTTCCTGACTTTTACAAGCAAAAGGCCTTGGCTTTTATCGATACGGTTCCCGACACCCCGACTTGCCTTCATGGCGATTTGCAAATCAGCAATGTCATTACTGATGGAAAGCGAACGCTCTGGATTGATATGGGTGATTTCGGCTACGGTGACCCTGGTTGGGATTTGGGTATGTTGTGGAGCATGACGCACAGAATGGATGAGCAAAAGGCTAATCTTGTTTTCCACATGAGTAAAGAAAATCTTTTGGCTCATTGGAATATTTTCTATCCTGCTTATTTGGAAACGACGGACCCGCAGAAAATCGCAGAAGCCACGAAACGGATTTTGCCGTTTGCAGCGGTCAAGGTCCCTTATATGTTCTATATAGCAAAGCGTTTTCGCTTGCCGGATGAAGCCTACCCGCAAATCGCCAAACTGTTTGGATGA
- a CDS encoding GNAT family N-acetyltransferase has translation MEIVFGILKREEFDEVVALSFRAYENYEYFLNFFPDLEERRKVIWSVLYGTWRTILKKSHFLTAKVDGKIVGLAVLEDSQYKRPTDLQFLLHGWWKVYFSAGIKRVNAWVNMDESAGKPCHDYQHNGENIWYCSSLTVDPPFQGKGVGSRLIAFMEKYIREYGGKQLTLFTNSEKNLAFYKKNNFEVFDERDIAVRDGLKMRSWSVKKSL, from the coding sequence ATGGAAATAGTGTTTGGGATATTAAAACGTGAAGAATTTGATGAAGTCGTGGCTTTGTCGTTTAGGGCCTATGAAAACTATGAGTATTTTTTGAATTTCTTCCCGGATTTAGAAGAAAGGCGTAAGGTGATATGGTCTGTTTTGTATGGAACGTGGCGCACAATTTTGAAAAAGTCGCATTTCTTAACGGCTAAAGTAGACGGAAAAATTGTGGGCTTGGCTGTGCTCGAAGACTCTCAATACAAGAGACCGACGGATTTGCAGTTCTTGCTTCATGGCTGGTGGAAAGTCTATTTTAGCGCAGGCATAAAACGTGTGAATGCTTGGGTTAATATGGATGAATCTGCTGGGAAACCTTGTCATGATTACCAGCACAATGGCGAAAATATTTGGTATTGTAGCTCGTTGACTGTGGACCCGCCATTTCAAGGAAAGGGCGTTGGTTCGCGGCTTATTGCATTCATGGAAAAATACATTCGTGAATATGGCGGTAAGCAACTGACATTGTTTACAAATTCAGAGAAAAATCTTGCGTTCTATAAGAAGAATAATTTTGAGGTTTTTGATGAACGCGATATTGCTGTCCGAGATGGCTTGAAAATGAGAAGCTGGAGCGTTAAAAAATCGCTTTAG